Proteins found in one Roseimicrobium gellanilyticum genomic segment:
- a CDS encoding translocation/assembly module TamB domain-containing protein, which translates to MTEAPPAAESKPPRKSRFWRWLKRGFLVLFGLLILAVIFHRQLLEFGLNWGATYFAQKQGFTLEWDLEGSMLSDLKVNALKVRGPEGSTVVDIDMKDAELRYSLWKLWREGTGSFLEEIRLSGATIEADIRTRIDTPVPPPKVKRNKRPPDIWVNRINLQNVNALIHTDEGDIVLKDLNLLIDEDEPGSLRIQEFILPSANLHVQDVEGRTTVKDRRLTIADLRIDPSVTVPLLYVDVKDLHQGAMEYQLDVHSGKGTFSSKGRMEGVGTEPALNSTVKITNMAHTEVQRWTKLPEGFATTVTLADIKVKGRPQWPRQLDAEVVLQVSGVRVAGYACDTAELLGTIKEGTLRVGSFKVASGPNLLESQATVQLPESWKQFGKADMQVQWSLAAPDLSTVKQAGVALQGRLNGNGTVSLAEGKVREATAKLDGAGIKLPQADIPSLKVDITSNDTAVRINEFTATLDELGSNSLRATGEMVLSGRQPTQLKVDGNVSDIASLFRVLKLTNTPPPEAGRAEVKVTSAFDLMDLREKNFNRTTAQASLQVNALKWRNGDLQALVTDVSLRDGILALTANLNHQGTNTATLKSSLQLSERQPAKVEWTAQLGDLASLLPLAGVQLSPPPQAGAVTSKGSATFALADLREKQFQKIAAEGDVQLSKLAWREGKLDLFASQFSVTNGLLRASSHIEHEGKNTADVDAEMQLTGRQTTAAKWQVNLNELTTLGPLMGLSPAPTAGTVGSQGTASFDVADLKEKQYTRPTAKGGLTVAGLQWRGGTVENLDLAFTVQQGIADIASGMLRFDKDNFITLQGRMPLDVQQPFSAEVHAKLPRLTALAPWMGTAKSPKITSGSAEIDWKGSGIIATRNITGGGTIAVNAVKLEGRTETYDLFLNTKHEGKRAEITELRASAGEFKLEAQATVSDTDLNVPRLTLSTQKVKLLDGTVQLPLALTKQPRPAVPLDEARPMHLQLKMEKLNLQQVFDTIGKKAPVEGTVTGDVLFEGTLRELQGKVNASLSGVKSKALQGKLDAAQADVALVLARDQLTLDTTVRQSPLQPLKVTGSMALDAEMVTKNPKALMERSFKAHVSLPASKLDVVPRFVPKLEKLDGTIALEADITGTPAKPTWSGELRTLVTGVTVKDVPMDIKDVKANLDFRETRVELSDVSATVAGGKVRVQGSVDAKDMKNPAMDLRLVADQALLVRDNTMSFRANADVSCKGSLTKSAVTGRVELVRGRVFKEVEFLPLSLPNQLPPPPPAVRTGKAGPPAAPGLLKDWTFDVAVVTRDPIRLLGNVMNGSVLVNAGVRGSGAAPAIEGKATMEGVKLMLPFSRLTITRGEIIFTKDNPLDPQIDVQGDSLINNYQVTVYAYGRARDPKLRFTSSPPLPENEIASLLATGSTAGDAGGAEGMAANRAAYLLVSQMYRKLFNKAAPKRRFDEEPSKLSFSVDPLGSGGGRSGGGTGPGVTARYEINDKLQATGSAGGEGFRGLLYYLVRLR; encoded by the coding sequence ATGACTGAAGCGCCGCCTGCTGCGGAATCCAAGCCCCCACGCAAGTCCCGGTTTTGGCGATGGCTGAAGCGCGGGTTTCTGGTGCTTTTCGGGCTCCTTATCCTGGCGGTCATTTTCCACCGGCAGCTCCTCGAGTTTGGGCTGAACTGGGGCGCCACCTACTTCGCACAGAAGCAGGGCTTCACCCTCGAGTGGGACCTGGAGGGCTCCATGCTCTCCGACCTCAAGGTCAACGCCCTCAAGGTTCGCGGCCCCGAGGGCTCCACGGTGGTGGACATTGATATGAAGGACGCCGAGCTGCGCTACAGCCTGTGGAAACTGTGGCGGGAGGGGACCGGCAGCTTCCTGGAGGAGATTCGCCTCTCAGGCGCCACGATTGAGGCGGACATCCGAACCCGCATCGATACCCCTGTGCCACCGCCCAAGGTGAAGCGGAACAAGCGACCGCCCGACATCTGGGTGAATCGCATCAACCTCCAAAACGTCAACGCGCTCATCCACACCGACGAGGGCGACATCGTCCTGAAAGACCTGAACCTGCTCATCGATGAAGACGAGCCCGGCTCCCTGCGCATCCAGGAGTTCATCCTGCCTTCGGCAAACCTCCATGTGCAGGACGTTGAGGGCCGCACCACGGTGAAGGACCGCCGCCTCACCATTGCCGACCTGCGCATCGACCCGAGTGTTACCGTGCCCCTGCTCTATGTCGATGTGAAGGATCTCCATCAAGGCGCGATGGAGTACCAGCTCGACGTGCACTCGGGCAAGGGCACCTTCTCTTCCAAAGGCCGCATGGAAGGCGTGGGCACCGAGCCAGCGTTGAATTCCACGGTCAAGATCACGAACATGGCCCACACCGAAGTACAGCGCTGGACAAAGCTGCCTGAGGGCTTCGCCACCACGGTCACACTTGCAGACATCAAGGTGAAGGGGCGGCCGCAGTGGCCGCGGCAACTGGATGCTGAAGTCGTGTTGCAGGTCAGCGGCGTGCGCGTGGCCGGCTATGCGTGTGATACTGCGGAACTCCTGGGCACCATCAAGGAAGGCACGTTGCGCGTGGGTTCCTTCAAAGTCGCCTCAGGCCCCAATCTCCTCGAAAGCCAGGCCACCGTGCAACTTCCCGAATCGTGGAAGCAATTCGGCAAGGCAGACATGCAGGTGCAGTGGTCCCTCGCCGCGCCGGATCTCTCCACCGTCAAGCAGGCCGGTGTGGCCCTGCAAGGTCGCCTCAATGGAAATGGCACCGTCTCCCTCGCAGAAGGAAAGGTGCGCGAAGCCACCGCGAAGCTGGACGGTGCTGGCATCAAGCTGCCTCAGGCAGACATTCCCTCCCTCAAAGTCGACATCACTTCGAACGACACCGCGGTGCGCATCAATGAATTCACCGCCACCCTGGATGAGCTAGGCAGCAACAGCCTTCGCGCCACGGGAGAGATGGTGTTGAGCGGACGTCAGCCCACCCAACTGAAAGTAGACGGCAACGTCTCGGACATCGCGAGTCTCTTCCGTGTGCTGAAGCTCACAAACACTCCACCACCCGAAGCCGGACGCGCCGAGGTGAAGGTGACCTCCGCCTTCGATCTCATGGATCTGCGCGAGAAGAATTTCAACCGCACCACCGCCCAGGCCTCACTGCAGGTGAATGCCCTGAAGTGGCGCAATGGCGACCTCCAGGCACTCGTGACCGATGTATCCCTGCGCGACGGCATCCTCGCACTCACGGCCAATCTCAATCATCAGGGCACCAACACCGCCACGCTCAAGTCATCACTCCAACTCTCCGAACGTCAGCCCGCAAAAGTGGAGTGGACCGCGCAGCTCGGCGACCTCGCATCATTGCTTCCACTCGCCGGCGTCCAGCTCTCCCCACCACCACAAGCCGGTGCCGTGACCTCGAAAGGCAGCGCCACATTCGCCCTGGCAGACCTGCGTGAGAAGCAGTTTCAGAAAATCGCGGCAGAGGGTGATGTGCAACTCTCCAAGCTCGCCTGGCGCGAAGGGAAGCTCGATCTCTTTGCATCCCAGTTCTCCGTGACGAATGGCCTCCTGCGCGCTAGCAGCCACATCGAACACGAGGGGAAAAACACCGCCGACGTGGATGCTGAGATGCAACTCACCGGTCGTCAAACCACTGCCGCGAAGTGGCAGGTGAATCTCAACGAGCTCACCACACTCGGACCCCTCATGGGCCTGTCACCCGCACCCACGGCAGGCACAGTAGGCTCACAAGGCACAGCCTCATTCGATGTGGCCGACCTGAAGGAGAAGCAATACACCCGTCCCACTGCAAAGGGCGGGCTTACCGTGGCCGGATTGCAGTGGCGCGGCGGCACGGTGGAAAATCTCGATCTCGCCTTCACCGTGCAGCAGGGCATCGCAGACATCGCCTCAGGCATGCTGAGATTCGACAAGGACAACTTCATCACCCTGCAGGGCCGCATGCCGCTGGATGTACAGCAGCCCTTCAGCGCGGAGGTGCATGCGAAACTCCCACGCCTCACCGCACTCGCACCATGGATGGGCACCGCGAAGTCACCCAAGATCACCTCCGGCAGCGCCGAGATCGATTGGAAAGGCAGCGGCATCATCGCCACACGCAACATCACCGGCGGCGGCACCATTGCGGTGAATGCCGTGAAGTTGGAGGGCCGTACTGAAACTTATGACCTCTTCCTCAATACCAAACACGAAGGCAAGCGCGCGGAGATCACAGAACTGAGGGCGAGCGCGGGAGAGTTCAAACTCGAAGCGCAGGCCACCGTCTCCGACACCGATCTCAACGTGCCCAGGCTCACCCTCTCCACGCAAAAGGTGAAGCTGCTCGATGGCACGGTACAGCTCCCCCTCGCACTTACCAAACAACCACGCCCCGCTGTGCCACTGGATGAAGCTCGCCCCATGCATTTGCAGCTCAAGATGGAGAAGCTGAATCTTCAGCAGGTGTTCGATACCATCGGGAAGAAGGCCCCGGTGGAAGGCACCGTAACAGGCGACGTCCTGTTTGAGGGAACACTGAGGGAACTGCAGGGGAAAGTGAACGCCTCGCTCAGTGGCGTGAAGAGCAAAGCCTTGCAAGGCAAGCTTGATGCGGCACAGGCGGACGTGGCACTCGTTCTGGCGCGTGATCAACTCACGCTCGATACCACCGTGAGGCAGTCGCCGTTGCAACCTCTCAAGGTCACCGGTTCCATGGCCCTCGATGCCGAGATGGTGACGAAGAATCCGAAGGCGCTGATGGAAAGATCCTTCAAAGCACACGTGAGCCTGCCTGCATCAAAGCTGGATGTGGTGCCGCGTTTCGTGCCAAAGCTGGAGAAGCTCGATGGCACCATCGCTCTGGAGGCGGACATCACAGGTACGCCTGCGAAGCCCACGTGGTCCGGTGAATTGCGTACCCTGGTGACTGGAGTGACGGTGAAGGACGTGCCCATGGACATCAAGGACGTGAAGGCAAATCTCGACTTTCGTGAAACGCGCGTGGAACTCAGTGATGTGTCAGCGACGGTGGCCGGTGGCAAGGTCCGTGTGCAAGGCTCGGTCGATGCGAAGGACATGAAGAACCCCGCGATGGACCTGCGACTCGTGGCGGATCAAGCCTTGCTGGTGCGTGACAACACCATGAGCTTCCGCGCCAATGCGGACGTCTCTTGCAAAGGCTCCCTCACGAAGTCCGCCGTGACCGGTCGCGTCGAGTTGGTGCGAGGGCGTGTGTTCAAGGAAGTGGAATTTCTTCCTCTGTCGCTGCCGAATCAACTCCCCCCTCCACCACCTGCGGTGCGCACAGGCAAGGCAGGACCTCCTGCCGCACCTGGACTGCTGAAGGACTGGACCTTTGACGTCGCCGTGGTCACGCGCGATCCCATCCGCCTGCTGGGAAATGTGATGAATGGCAGCGTGCTCGTGAACGCGGGTGTCCGCGGCAGCGGCGCTGCTCCCGCCATCGAGGGAAAGGCGACCATGGAGGGGGTGAAGCTCATGCTGCCCTTCAGCAGACTCACCATCACCCGTGGCGAAATCATCTTCACCAAGGACAATCCACTCGACCCGCAAATCGACGTGCAGGGAGATTCGCTCATCAACAACTATCAGGTGACCGTGTATGCGTATGGCAGGGCGCGTGATCCAAAGCTCCGCTTCACCTCCAGCCCGCCGCTGCCGGAGAATGAAATTGCCTCCCTGCTCGCCACCGGTTCCACGGCAGGGGACGCAGGCGGTGCCGAGGGCATGGCCGCCAATCGCGCCGCCTATCTTCTCGTGAGCCAGATGTACCGCAAGCTCTTCAACAAGGCCGCGCCCAAGCGCCGGTTCGATGAAGAACCCTCCAAGCTCAGCTTCAGCGTGGACCCACTCGGCAGTGGAGGTGGTCGCAGCGGTGGCGGCACAGGACCGGGCGTGACCGCGCGGTATGAAATCAATGACAAGCTCCAGGCCACGGGCTCTGCGGGCGGGGAAGGATTCCGTGGATTGCTCTACTACCTGGTGAGGCTGCGATGA
- a CDS encoding BamA/OMP85 family outer membrane protein, translating into MMKTGDTIEAKAEGLGLRAACCRFPIVQPAAHPTATKSPNSSGRFGPRVSVLIIALILCATVTLPAQSPAVKETPSPNTPVPAATVSVPVELQGLSVRADGVSQTNVDDVKAVLEEQLGLAGDTSMSDPLADDMAFFLRQRLLDLGYPEATVAWTVEGGTAVLKVEEGPRYLVGTITFEGNTSQKEDDLRAYLLRPTHEKLGRNDANPPLVENDIQKGAEMVQRYFQAQGYLNAVVAEPQITMRSETKTQDILVKITEGPRYDIGHVSVTGDWESQRKEVMAAIEGMTGQPFSEVKIEEVRKQLVGLYQQRGYFAAEVISSADLSRVRGGPVPVVYQVIPGNLFRIVGISVAPGFSKGADRIVRASFKRSVNHVYSPADLEVMHKQALKSDVFSRLDVTPKKMTDDTITLELTGEEGPTRTRAAYVGYETFKGPIVGGELRKVNIFNSGNAGQLKAEWSGVGITGVARLTDPAVFNTSHTLDMSLYADGQDIFDYKRQSYGGKVVLSRQWTKEFSTNIFGDYSMNTSESDVLTPEELGPDDYNLGIVGFSTIIDFRDSPVLPSKGFVFNGSISGTLGGDISYTRADFSFAYFVRFTKKMRAALLARTSAIRPERSLDEVPIDLRLFNGGANSVRSFAEREMGLKSINGDTPVGGTLSQTFSVEFSYEVAKNLELAVFTDMGTLTREEDTVFSRPEDVRYAVGLGIRYKLPVGPLRIDYGYNLNREEGEDMGALHITFGYAF; encoded by the coding sequence ATGATGAAAACGGGGGACACCATCGAAGCTAAAGCCGAAGGCCTTGGACTGCGTGCAGCCTGCTGCCGCTTTCCAATAGTGCAGCCTGCTGCACACCCCACCGCGACGAAGTCGCCAAACTCTTCCGGACGCTTTGGCCCACGAGTAAGTGTCCTCATCATCGCTCTTATTCTCTGCGCCACCGTCACCCTTCCCGCCCAATCACCCGCCGTAAAAGAAACCCCTTCCCCCAACACTCCCGTACCCGCCGCGACTGTCTCCGTGCCGGTGGAGTTGCAGGGGCTCTCCGTCCGCGCCGATGGTGTATCACAAACCAATGTGGATGACGTAAAAGCAGTCCTCGAAGAGCAGCTCGGCCTCGCGGGAGACACTTCCATGTCCGACCCGCTGGCGGATGACATGGCGTTCTTCCTGCGGCAGCGCCTGCTCGACTTGGGCTATCCCGAGGCCACCGTCGCATGGACGGTGGAAGGCGGCACAGCCGTCCTCAAAGTCGAGGAAGGACCACGCTACCTGGTGGGTACCATCACCTTTGAAGGGAACACCTCACAGAAGGAGGACGACCTGCGCGCCTACCTCCTGCGGCCCACGCATGAGAAGCTGGGGCGGAATGATGCCAACCCTCCTCTCGTCGAGAACGACATCCAGAAAGGCGCGGAAATGGTACAGCGCTATTTCCAGGCGCAGGGTTATTTGAATGCCGTGGTGGCAGAGCCACAGATCACCATGCGCTCGGAGACGAAGACGCAGGATATTCTGGTGAAGATCACCGAAGGACCGCGCTATGACATCGGGCATGTTTCAGTCACAGGCGATTGGGAATCCCAGCGCAAGGAGGTGATGGCAGCCATCGAGGGCATGACCGGTCAGCCTTTCAGCGAGGTGAAGATTGAAGAAGTGCGCAAGCAACTCGTCGGCCTCTACCAGCAGCGCGGGTACTTCGCTGCGGAAGTCATCTCTTCAGCCGACTTGTCCAGGGTGCGCGGTGGACCCGTGCCGGTGGTGTATCAGGTCATCCCAGGAAATCTCTTCCGCATCGTCGGCATCTCCGTGGCACCGGGCTTCTCCAAGGGGGCGGATCGCATTGTGCGTGCCAGCTTCAAGCGCTCGGTGAACCATGTGTACTCTCCTGCCGACTTGGAGGTCATGCACAAGCAGGCCCTGAAGTCGGATGTTTTCTCAAGATTGGATGTCACCCCCAAGAAGATGACGGATGACACCATCACCCTGGAACTCACCGGTGAAGAAGGCCCCACGCGCACTCGGGCGGCGTATGTCGGTTATGAAACCTTCAAGGGTCCCATCGTTGGGGGCGAACTGCGCAAGGTGAACATCTTCAACTCGGGGAACGCCGGGCAGCTCAAGGCGGAGTGGAGTGGTGTGGGCATCACGGGAGTGGCCAGACTCACGGACCCGGCGGTCTTCAACACCTCACACACGCTGGACATGTCCCTGTATGCGGACGGCCAGGACATCTTCGACTACAAGCGGCAAAGCTACGGCGGAAAGGTGGTCCTCTCACGCCAGTGGACGAAGGAGTTCTCCACGAACATCTTTGGCGACTACTCGATGAACACTTCCGAGTCCGACGTGCTCACACCGGAGGAACTGGGGCCGGATGATTACAATCTCGGCATTGTCGGCTTCTCCACCATCATCGACTTCCGAGACAGCCCGGTGCTTCCCTCGAAAGGCTTTGTGTTCAACGGCAGCATCTCCGGCACGCTCGGCGGAGACATCTCCTACACCCGGGCCGATTTCAGCTTTGCCTACTTCGTGCGTTTCACGAAGAAGATGCGCGCCGCATTGCTGGCACGCACCAGTGCCATCCGACCCGAGCGCAGTCTGGATGAGGTGCCCATCGACCTCCGTCTCTTCAACGGCGGCGCGAACAGCGTGCGCAGCTTCGCCGAGCGCGAGATGGGTCTGAAGAGTATCAATGGCGATACCCCTGTGGGCGGCACCTTGAGCCAGACCTTCAGCGTTGAGTTCTCGTATGAAGTTGCGAAGAACCTGGAACTCGCTGTCTTCACTGACATGGGCACCCTGACCCGCGAGGAGGATACCGTCTTCAGCCGACCGGAGGACGTCCGCTACGCCGTCGGCCTGGGCATCCGATACAAGCTGCCCGTCGGCCCCCTCCGCATCGACTACGGCTACAACCTGAACCGCGAAGAAGGCGAGGACATGGGCGCGCTGCACATCACGTTTGGGTATGCTTTCTAG
- a CDS encoding sialidase family protein, producing MTHSPFRFLSLTCAVMTALLIPGLTLHAAQPLAQDYTVIFRNPDPEFYVEGPGLAKLDDGSLLAVVPVVPRAKWSEERRATKSVTHLLSSTDGGKTWTEISSLPYYSAAPFLHKGTLYLFANKGGTKSRNDDLVLLNSMDGGKTWSEPVTLFKGHFWNCHTGMVQREDKIYWATDDLSLGKNRGPRLIAGDLSHNPMDPASWRLSAPVPFPGVPSMMTLAKDDAVSSQYLEPNVLEVGGKLRVLCAVKLKRQAVTNLCGVLDATNEGPSAPLGLKFTHYHAMPGGQLKFCVIRDEPSRLFWATANYPADSTDVFDWFKTVKEKTDTKESTTTAGGNDRRFLMLQYSVDGLNWFPAGCVAQAKKVSQSFMYARPVVDGDDLAIIARSNINGPNHHDADCATFHRVKNFRELALDLFPEGE from the coding sequence ATGACCCACTCTCCCTTCCGCTTCCTTTCGCTCACATGCGCAGTGATGACAGCACTGCTCATCCCCGGCCTCACGCTCCACGCTGCCCAGCCGCTTGCTCAGGATTACACCGTCATCTTCCGCAATCCAGACCCGGAATTCTATGTGGAAGGCCCCGGCTTGGCGAAACTAGATGATGGCTCGCTGCTCGCCGTGGTGCCCGTGGTTCCGCGAGCGAAGTGGAGTGAAGAACGGCGAGCGACGAAAAGCGTGACGCATCTGCTGAGCAGCACGGATGGTGGGAAGACGTGGACGGAGATTTCGAGCCTCCCCTACTACTCCGCCGCGCCTTTCTTGCACAAGGGCACGCTCTACCTCTTCGCGAACAAGGGCGGCACGAAGTCGCGCAATGATGATCTCGTGCTGCTGAACAGCATGGACGGCGGAAAAACATGGTCCGAGCCAGTGACGCTTTTCAAAGGACACTTTTGGAACTGCCACACGGGCATGGTGCAGCGCGAGGACAAGATCTACTGGGCCACGGATGACCTGAGCCTGGGCAAGAATCGTGGTCCTCGCCTCATCGCAGGTGATCTCTCGCACAACCCGATGGATCCAGCATCATGGCGCTTGTCAGCACCTGTCCCCTTTCCCGGAGTACCCAGCATGATGACACTCGCGAAGGATGACGCAGTCTCCAGCCAGTATCTGGAGCCCAATGTGCTCGAAGTAGGTGGCAAGCTGCGCGTGCTCTGTGCCGTGAAGCTGAAACGTCAGGCTGTGACGAATCTGTGCGGCGTGCTGGATGCCACGAATGAGGGTCCGAGTGCACCTCTCGGGCTGAAGTTCACCCACTACCACGCCATGCCGGGTGGGCAGCTCAAGTTCTGCGTGATTCGTGATGAGCCTTCCCGCTTGTTCTGGGCCACCGCGAACTATCCCGCCGACAGCACCGATGTCTTCGACTGGTTCAAGACCGTGAAGGAGAAGACCGACACCAAGGAGTCCACCACCACGGCGGGCGGCAATGATCGCCGCTTCCTCATGCTGCAGTACAGCGTGGATGGGCTGAACTGGTTCCCCGCCGGATGCGTGGCCCAGGCGAAGAAGGTCTCACAGTCCTTCATGTATGCGCGCCCTGTGGTGGATGGAGACGACCTTGCGATTATCGCGCGGTCGAATATCAACGGGCCGAATCATCATGATGCGGACTGCGCCACGTTCCACCGCGTGAAGAACTTCCGGGAGCTGGCGTTGGATTTGTTTCCGGAGGGGGAGTAG
- a CDS encoding DUF1501 domain-containing protein has product MAACSCSPHLSTDRRRFLGGMGSIALTHLLQQDGLLASGPMTGSGNPLAAQRTHFPAKAKRVIWLFMHGGPSHVDLFDPKPELMKWAGKPLPESVGTFETRRKVAQNPLLGPVKPFAPRGRSGIEMSDFLPHMAGVADELCVIRSCHGDSVNHPQSVYQMNTGSILMGKPSMGSWVSYGLGSENADMPSFVVMPDPGGGLKGGAPAWGSGFLPATYQGTPVRPGPNPILHLQRPEGMTAERQRSTLDVLHELNQLHLDERDHDTQLAARLESYELAWRMQSAAPEAVDISSESEATKNLYGLDDPVTRDFGTRCLLARRLVERGVRFVQLYSGDTNGWDAHEDVLDNHTAHCAKTDKPVAGLIRDLKQRGLLEDTLVIWGGEFGRMPMSEKGKGRDHNPYGYTTVFAGAGVKGGHVHGATDDFGLRAERDKVHVHDLHATVLHLLGINHENLTFRHNGRDERLTDVAGNVVKSILV; this is encoded by the coding sequence ATGGCTGCCTGCTCCTGCTCCCCGCACCTGTCCACGGACCGCCGACGTTTTCTCGGTGGCATGGGCAGTATTGCGCTGACGCATCTGCTACAGCAAGACGGCCTGCTGGCCTCCGGCCCGATGACGGGTTCAGGGAATCCCCTCGCGGCGCAGCGGACCCATTTCCCTGCGAAGGCGAAGCGGGTCATCTGGCTCTTCATGCATGGGGGGCCGAGTCATGTGGACCTCTTCGACCCAAAGCCGGAACTCATGAAGTGGGCGGGCAAACCGCTGCCGGAGAGCGTGGGCACCTTCGAAACACGTCGCAAGGTGGCGCAGAATCCCCTGCTGGGTCCGGTGAAGCCCTTCGCGCCACGTGGGCGGAGCGGGATTGAGATGAGCGATTTCCTCCCGCACATGGCGGGTGTGGCGGATGAGTTATGCGTCATCCGGAGCTGCCATGGCGACAGCGTGAATCATCCGCAGTCCGTGTACCAGATGAACACGGGCAGCATCCTCATGGGCAAGCCGAGCATGGGTAGCTGGGTCTCGTATGGTCTGGGTTCGGAGAACGCGGACATGCCTTCCTTCGTGGTGATGCCGGACCCGGGTGGTGGACTCAAAGGCGGTGCACCTGCGTGGGGCAGTGGATTTTTGCCTGCGACGTATCAAGGCACGCCAGTGCGGCCGGGGCCGAATCCGATTTTGCATTTGCAGCGACCGGAAGGGATGACGGCGGAGCGTCAGCGCAGCACGCTGGATGTGCTGCATGAGTTGAATCAACTGCACCTCGACGAGCGCGATCACGACACGCAACTCGCGGCGCGGCTGGAGTCCTATGAACTGGCCTGGCGCATGCAGAGCGCCGCGCCGGAGGCAGTGGACATCTCCAGCGAGAGCGAGGCGACGAAGAATCTCTACGGACTGGATGATCCGGTGACGCGTGACTTCGGCACGCGCTGCCTGCTGGCGCGTCGACTGGTGGAGCGCGGGGTGCGCTTTGTGCAGCTCTACTCCGGCGATACCAATGGCTGGGACGCGCATGAGGATGTGCTGGACAACCACACTGCCCACTGCGCCAAGACTGATAAGCCGGTCGCAGGACTTATCCGCGACCTGAAGCAGCGCGGTCTGCTGGAGGATACGCTGGTCATCTGGGGCGGCGAATTCGGCCGCATGCCCATGAGCGAAAAGGGCAAGGGCCGCGACCACAATCCCTACGGCTACACCACGGTCTTCGCCGGGGCGGGAGTGAAGGGCGGCCACGTGCATGGCGCCACGGATGACTTTGGCCTGCGTGCGGAGCGGGACAAGGTGCATGTGCATGACCTGCACGCCACCGTCCTGCATCTGCTGGGCATCAATCACGAGAACCTCACCTTCCGACACAACGGACGGGATGAGCGACTCACGGATGTGGCGGGGAATGTGGTGAAGTCGATACTCGTGTGA